tAAATCTTAATGCCTGGCAGCCGTTGACGGGCCACAACAATTGGCTCATCCTGcaggcaacggcagcaacatcgatacaacagcgacaacagcgaCAAGAGGAGCAGCAACATCGACTTCCTGTCAATTACTACGCCTACAATCATCGCTATAATCCAAGGTCGACACCCACAAATGATGCTGCCGCCAACAACGGAAATTACAAACAGGTGCGACCAAATCTAAACGATAGTCCCAGCTACGTGTTAGCAATAAGCCAGACGATGCGTGCTGCTGATGTGGAAAGAAGCACAGACGGAGAAGGAGAACATTTGTCAGCTTTAAAGGATGTCCAGGATGTGGATATGCATCTCAAGTCGGAAGTGCGCGATGCCAACGACTTTGCGGCATTAACTAACACTGTTGACACTGTTGCTGGTGGCATTGAAAAGCCGTCAACTCCAGTCCTGCATATTGCCAACTATTTGGCACCCATTGAGCAAGCTGTGCTGAAGGTGCGCAACTTTTGCGACACTTTGCGTAGTCTCATCAGCGTGGAAGGCGACGACGTGGAGACCGAAGACGGGGAAGAGGTGGAGCAGCAGTTATTACCAGGTAATTGGATAGGCGACTGTCTTGATGCTTATGCATATTGAATAAGTTTTCCAAATCGATGGTCGCCAACAGACGCCTTTTATGCGTCTCTTTATGCGCTACAACgcacaacaaaaattctgGACATTTAATTAACCGCAAGACTGCGATGCTTTTTCTTGCAGAtactgctgccactgccagtAATTTGGATGCcagaacaagaagaacaagcaTTTCAGCAACATCAAAGGAAGTTCAAGGACGCTACAGTCGTCTGGCGATTACCTATCAAGGTCGCAAActtaaaaagattaaaaagaaaatacagaAATTGCTATTGCCATTGCTCATTGCCTACAAACTGAAGTTTCTGACACTGATTCCAGTGTTGATTGGCGGTCTGACCCTTTTGGTGGGCACCACCGGCTTGGCCGGATTCTTCTTTGCTCTGTTCACGGCTGTGATGAGTCTGAAGACCTCATCTGGTGGTCATGGCAGCAAAACGCTGGtattgaagaaaatttaagaCACAATGCCAACATTTACTTTGAGATTTAGTTGGCAACTTGGCTTGGATTGACccattttaagtacaaaaactGCGAGTAGCGATTGTATTGATAAGAAGTCGCACTACATAGTGAAATTAAGtaatactttactttacttatCGAACTTCCATCTACTTTTACCTTGGTTCAAAttgaacaattattttaagtgtcttatttatttatttttcgtatttattgttccatttgatatttaataaaaataatttacaatgtACATCTGTGCTAACTTTTAGATACATACGATTTTGTTAATATTCTGCATAAACCAATTTATAGcttttattaactatttaaatttaactcacTTAAAGTTAATGTCATATCGAACAAAGCCAGatttgtgcaacaacaaccggaTGCCTAAAACCGCTTTAGCGTTAACTGACGTTAAGGGCTTTTAAGTTACCAAAGTCTGGTCATGATATCTAGCGTCAGCAACACGTTGACGTCAATGTTGGCGTTAACTTtggcgttgacgttgacgttgacgttcaCTGCTATTAGGTTTTAGCCATGTGCGTGGCTTTTAATATGCGTAGACACTCCTTTAAAACAGTTACATACTTAAACATTTCGACAGGCGATTGAAATTGTACAAGTATTGgataatttcattaaactGTCCCGGATGCATTTAACAATCTAAAACAATATGTCAACAAAAGCACTTTAGATATTGTTGATTTTACGAGTTCATCAAAAGATATTGTagatgcatttaatttaattaaattaaaatatggtTGACTGCAGGCAACGTGGCAACAATTAGcctaaataaaatgaatccTGCacagaatatacatttttcaaaatatacaaGTGTGTATAATTGAATTAGCTGACAACACAATGTATGCAATTATTCTGATGCTAattgaacaacatttttgtaaaaagaatctaataaattttttattacgattttattgtttggcacattttgaacaatttttggtaacaaattaaatttggatgTGAAAAAATCCACATTTTATGTGAAAAAGctgtgaatttaaatataaagaacaagtgcaacaaaaaattaaagttcgcATAAAGGTATTTTGAGTTGAAAGTGTTACAAAAGTTGCAATACAATATGAGAAATTGTTAGTAATGCAATTGAAACATGTTTTTGGCATAATAAATGACGCTCTCTGTGACCTTTGggacacacacacgtatacaaaatgaaaactctAAAGTCTGTAGTTGGCATTTCTCTACGGTGTTGAAatggaaaaatgttttcagCTGAAATGACAAGTGAACCGCAACGCGCCAACAATAATGAAGAGTTTTTACTTGTTGATGTCTAAGCCAcaaacagcggcagcagcaacaataatagttgcaacaacaaaaatagcagcAACTGTAAACCGTTTATTAAAGTAGGGAAAACTTAACGTGTGTTCACGCTTAAGTAAAACTGAATCGAAAAGCAGAAccaaagaaagcaaaaaaaaagaaaaagaaaaagatggtaaaaatatgtatataatagaACAAAACACAGCAGTAATCAAGCTCGAAGCTATTTGGCCAGACTCTTCAGGTAGCCGAAAGGCATTCGAGTGCAACGATGCACTATGTTCGAGAGTGCATACTTACTTAGTTAGTTAGACAACTTATTAACTAGTTAGTTGGCGTGGGCTTGGCTACTTTTCAGTTTCTTTAGAAGTGTGCTCTTGTGTAGAACGTTGAAAATGCTGATCGCTGCagttgttttgtgtgtgtcctGCGGTCTATGTTTTGGCCAGGCCTACAGTCTCCCACCTGTAGTACAGCTGGGAGGTGCAGTTGTGGCTCTTGAACAGGACACGGAACAGGA
The genomic region above belongs to Drosophila innubila isolate TH190305 chromosome 3R unlocalized genomic scaffold, UK_Dinn_1.0 2_E_3R, whole genome shotgun sequence and contains:
- the LOC117789511 gene encoding uncharacterized protein LOC117789511 → QVNLNAWQPLTGHNNWLILQATAATSIQQRQQRQEEQQHRLPVNYYAYNHRYNPRSTPTNDAAANNGNYKQVRPNLNDSPSYVLAISQTMRAADVERSTDGEGEHLSALKDVQDVDMHLKSEVRDANDFAALTNTVDTVAGGIEKPSTPVLHIANYLAPIEQAVLKVRNFCDTLRSLISVEGDDVETEDGEEVEQQTRRTSISATSKEVQGRYSRLAITYQGRKLKKIKKKIQKLLLPLLIAYKLKFLTLIPVLIGGLTLLVGTTGLAGFFFALFTAVMSLKTSSGGHGSKTLVLKKI